From the genome of Bacteroides sp. MSB163, one region includes:
- a CDS encoding helix-turn-helix domain-containing protein gives MEENSNDIEKLKAMIKENFEEQRKLIAKLETALEAVTSFNGKQMLDSRDMRLILKVCDRTLIRWRNSGKLPYFKLSGKIYFWASDVHKFLREECRNEDFMSDSINS, from the coding sequence ATGGAAGAAAACAGCAATGATATTGAAAAACTCAAAGCAATGATAAAGGAAAATTTTGAGGAACAACGAAAACTGATTGCCAAGCTGGAAACGGCTCTGGAAGCAGTAACCAGTTTCAACGGCAAGCAAATGCTGGACAGCCGGGATATGCGCCTGATACTGAAAGTATGCGACCGGACACTGATCCGCTGGCGCAACTCCGGCAAGCTGCCCTATTTCAAGCTCAGTGGCAAGATTTACTTCTGGGCCTCAGACGTACACAAGTTCCTGAGGGAAGAATGCCGGAACGAGGATTTTATGTCTGATTCTATTAACTCATAA
- a CDS encoding DNA cytosine methyltransferase gives MNVLTGGFPCQLFSVAGQRKGADDNRYLWPHILRAIHEIRPDWVIGENVAGILTIVQPGQETEVGSQSTLFGESEPVFKRWQQYVVETICRDLEREGYSVQPILIPACAVGAPHRRDRVWFIAHRNGPGLQAERTERQPAGTAGDHPCDASSYSAGYGNTPYGESP, from the coding sequence ATTAATGTTCTTACAGGAGGTTTTCCTTGTCAACTCTTTTCCGTTGCAGGCCAAAGAAAAGGAGCGGATGATAACCGTTACCTCTGGCCTCACATACTCCGGGCCATACATGAAATCAGGCCTGATTGGGTCATTGGTGAAAACGTTGCTGGCATCCTCACGATAGTACAGCCCGGTCAGGAGACTGAAGTGGGAAGCCAATCCACTCTATTCGGAGAGAGTGAGCCTGTATTTAAAAGATGGCAGCAATATGTCGTTGAAACCATTTGCCGTGATCTTGAACGTGAAGGATATTCCGTCCAGCCGATACTTATACCGGCTTGCGCCGTCGGTGCGCCCCACAGGAGGGACCGGGTTTGGTTTATTGCCCACCGTAACGGCCCAGGATTACAAGCTGAGAGGACCGAACGGCAGCCAGCAGGGACTGCCGGAGATCATCCGTGCGATGCTTCTTCCTACTCCGCCGGCTACGGAAATACACCATACGGAGAGAGTCCATAA
- a CDS encoding phage antirepressor produces MNKISIFEHPEFGRIRTLDIDGKIWFCASDVASALGYANPRDAVARHCKPMGVAIYDTPTRSAVQKIKYINEGNVYRLIAGSKLPAAEKIESWIFDELVPETLKNGGYILRKSGETDNELLARAVLLAQGKIKTRDEHIGKLQQANNLAFLKLKLQAPKVAYYDMVLQSQSTYTATQIAKELGMSASALNRRLKWADIQFRQSGQWLLKAPYQNQGYTTTRTHQWENRNGDTGTAMLTVWTEKGRLFIHYLFEACLL; encoded by the coding sequence ATGAATAAAATATCAATATTTGAACATCCTGAGTTCGGACGTATCCGGACACTGGATATTGACGGGAAAATATGGTTCTGTGCATCCGACGTTGCCTCCGCACTCGGCTATGCCAATCCGAGGGATGCCGTTGCAAGACACTGTAAACCAATGGGCGTCGCAATCTACGACACCCCTACACGCAGTGCCGTACAGAAGATAAAATACATCAATGAAGGGAATGTGTACCGCCTGATTGCCGGCAGCAAGCTGCCGGCTGCCGAAAAAATTGAAAGCTGGATATTTGATGAACTGGTTCCCGAAACACTGAAAAACGGCGGTTATATCCTGCGAAAGAGTGGCGAAACGGACAATGAACTGCTGGCACGTGCCGTGTTACTTGCACAGGGCAAAATCAAGACCCGTGACGAGCATATCGGCAAATTGCAGCAGGCAAACAACCTTGCCTTTCTGAAGCTAAAATTACAGGCCCCTAAAGTCGCTTATTATGACATGGTGCTGCAATCCCAAAGCACCTATACGGCCACCCAGATAGCCAAAGAACTGGGCATGAGTGCCAGCGCATTGAACAGGCGGTTGAAATGGGCGGACATCCAGTTCCGCCAGTCCGGACAGTGGCTGCTTAAAGCACCCTACCAGAATCAAGGTTATACAACCACCCGTACTCACCAATGGGAAAACCGGAATGGCGATACAGGCACTGCCATGCTGACCGTCTGGACGGAAAAGGGCCGGTTATTCATACATTATCTGTTTGAGGCTTGTCTGCTCTAA
- a CDS encoding TraQ conjugal transfer family protein, with protein sequence MKIKLIASSIMLTLLCLLGSCDDKLEVRQAYDFSLTSWYLQKTISPDETVEIRLTLNRSGNYEEARYQIGYIQMEGSGEVYDKKNVRLVNREMQPLDSIAGLDSSDPCRQVFTLFYHNGSSKNAEIKFVAVDNFGQERDLDISFATETESEQ encoded by the coding sequence ATGAAGATAAAATTAATTGCAAGTAGTATCATGCTCACATTACTTTGCCTGCTGGGTAGCTGTGACGACAAACTGGAAGTGCGGCAGGCTTATGATTTCTCCCTTACCTCGTGGTATCTTCAGAAAACCATCTCCCCGGATGAGACCGTGGAGATTCGTCTGACACTCAATCGCAGTGGAAACTATGAGGAAGCCCGCTATCAAATCGGTTATATACAGATGGAGGGTAGCGGTGAGGTATACGACAAGAAGAATGTCCGGCTGGTGAACCGGGAGATGCAACCGTTGGATTCGATTGCGGGGTTGGACAGCAGCGATCCCTGCCGCCAGGTGTTCACGCTATTCTATCATAATGGGAGTAGTAAGAACGCGGAAATTAAATTCGTAGCTGTGGATAACTTCGGACAGGAAAGGGATTTGGATATTTCTTTCGCAACAGAAACGGAAAGCGAACAATAA
- a CDS encoding conjugal transfer protein TraO: MKRVLFIMLCICLPFAAGKSFAQRYLPGQRGIQLTAGGVDNFGSNVKHLGGNFQVGLALSRYNRNHSRWLFGADYVKKHYSYKEIAIPKAQFTGEAGYFVPFFSDRDKNVFFSAGLSALAGYETTNWNDKLLYDGATLKNDGCFIYGFAPAFEMEAFLSDRLVFLFSVRQRIFFGSSVGHFHTVVAAGFKYIFN; the protein is encoded by the coding sequence ATGAAAAGAGTTTTATTTATTATGTTATGCATTTGTCTGCCCTTTGCGGCAGGCAAATCCTTTGCCCAACGCTATTTGCCGGGACAAAGGGGAATTCAGCTTACAGCAGGCGGTGTGGACAACTTCGGTTCCAATGTGAAGCATTTGGGTGGTAACTTCCAGGTCGGTCTGGCTTTGAGCCGGTATAACCGGAACCATTCCCGATGGTTGTTCGGGGCGGATTATGTGAAGAAACACTATTCCTATAAGGAGATTGCGATACCCAAAGCGCAGTTTACCGGGGAAGCGGGTTATTTCGTGCCGTTCTTCTCGGACCGTGACAAGAACGTGTTCTTCTCTGCCGGGCTTTCCGCTCTGGCCGGTTATGAGACGACCAACTGGAACGACAAGCTGCTCTATGACGGGGCGACACTTAAGAATGACGGATGCTTTATCTACGGTTTTGCTCCGGCTTTCGAGATGGAGGCGTTCCTTTCGGACAGGCTGGTTTTTCTTTTCAGTGTCCGCCAAAGGATATTCTTCGGCTCGTCCGTAGGACATTTCCACACGGTGGTCGCTGCCGGATTCAAGTACATTTTTAATTAG
- the traN gene encoding conjugative transposon protein TraN: protein MKIVIALLMSVLASVSGFSQEERPVNPVRILTAGQHITPYKIEVTFSKTVHILFPAEVRYVDLGSNNIIAGKADGVENVVRVKAAVKEFPGETNFSVITGDGSFFSFNVVYKEEPSTLNINMDQWINPDEGGKKGGSSIRVTELGEEDPTVIASVMYTIHRLDCRDVKHIGCRQFGMQVLLKGIYVHKDLLFFHVSLTNNSHVPFDVDFVRFKIVDKKIAKRTAQQETYIEPVRTLNALTRIEGKSTGRIVYAFPKIIIPDDKLLEVEIYEKAGGRHQRFYVENSDLVDARVMNELIKE, encoded by the coding sequence ATGAAAATAGTTATAGCATTATTGATGTCTGTTCTGGCCTCGGTATCCGGTTTTTCACAGGAGGAAAGACCGGTAAATCCCGTCAGGATTCTGACGGCGGGCCAGCATATCACCCCTTATAAAATTGAGGTCACTTTCAGCAAGACGGTGCATATCCTTTTTCCTGCCGAAGTACGCTATGTGGATCTGGGCAGTAACAATATCATCGCGGGCAAAGCCGACGGGGTGGAGAATGTGGTACGTGTAAAAGCGGCGGTAAAAGAGTTTCCGGGAGAGACAAACTTCTCGGTTATTACAGGCGACGGTTCCTTCTTTTCTTTCAATGTGGTTTATAAAGAGGAGCCTTCCACGCTGAATATCAATATGGACCAATGGATAAATCCGGACGAAGGGGGAAAGAAAGGAGGCAGTTCCATCCGTGTCACGGAGCTGGGTGAGGAAGATCCGACGGTCATCGCCAGCGTGATGTACACCATCCACCGGCTGGACTGCAGGGACGTGAAGCATATCGGATGCCGGCAGTTCGGGATGCAGGTTCTTCTGAAAGGTATTTATGTGCATAAGGACCTGCTCTTCTTCCACGTTTCCCTGACGAATAATTCCCATGTGCCTTTCGATGTGGATTTCGTACGGTTTAAAATAGTGGATAAGAAGATAGCCAAACGGACAGCGCAGCAGGAAACCTATATCGAACCGGTACGTACGCTCAATGCCCTGACACGCATCGAGGGAAAAAGTACGGGGCGTATTGTATATGCCTTCCCGAAGATAATTATTCCTGACGACAAGCTGCTGGAAGTGGAAATCTACGAAAAGGCGGGAGGCCGCCACCAGCGGTTTTATGTCGAAAATAGTGACCTGGTGGATGCGCGTGTCATGAATGAATTAATCAAGGAGTAA
- the traM gene encoding conjugative transposon protein TraM — MFAPSGKENGTEVPGNSGFNVNVPEPTTAKLLDKKTAAYEKQQAEVEEESRMKSLEQLAGTLLDGGKITPDANEKDGDRLQQSVKTYEQISSQLDDFYETPEKTVKSDLERKVEELNKKLEEAEKEKDRTASREELMERSYKMAAKYLNPDKDTIKEETTGKELPEAVPVQRAEHQTTSGLSQPVTDSAFIASLVVERNYGFNTAVGSSYRMGTNTIAACISENQTVEQGGRVRLRLLQPLQAGNITIPANSLVTGAAVIRGERLDILISSIEYAGNIIPVQLAAYDVDGQKGIFVPGSDTRSAAKDAAGTVSESMGNSVSFARSAGQQVVMDLTRGVMQGGTRLIAGRVRAVKVTLKAGYKVLLVTKKQ; from the coding sequence ATATTTGCCCCGTCCGGTAAGGAGAACGGGACGGAAGTTCCCGGCAACTCCGGGTTTAACGTGAATGTCCCGGAGCCTACCACGGCCAAGCTGTTGGATAAGAAGACCGCCGCTTACGAGAAGCAGCAGGCGGAAGTGGAGGAAGAAAGCCGGATGAAATCGTTGGAACAGCTTGCCGGGACGTTGCTGGATGGTGGAAAAATAACACCCGATGCGAACGAAAAAGACGGAGACAGGCTGCAACAGTCAGTCAAGACCTACGAGCAAATTTCCAGCCAGCTGGATGATTTCTATGAGACTCCCGAAAAAACTGTAAAAAGTGATCTGGAGAGAAAAGTGGAGGAGTTGAATAAAAAGCTGGAAGAAGCGGAAAAAGAAAAGGACCGGACGGCTTCCCGTGAGGAACTGATGGAACGTTCCTACAAGATGGCGGCAAAGTATCTGAATCCGGATAAGGATACCATAAAAGAAGAAACAACCGGAAAAGAACTGCCGGAAGCTGTTCCGGTACAGCGGGCGGAGCACCAGACCACCTCCGGCCTTTCACAGCCGGTTACGGATTCCGCTTTTATCGCTTCACTCGTCGTTGAAAGGAATTACGGTTTCAATACAGCCGTAGGCAGCAGTTACCGGATGGGAACGAATACCATTGCCGCCTGCATCTCGGAAAACCAGACTGTCGAACAGGGAGGCAGGGTAAGACTCAGGCTGCTCCAACCCCTGCAAGCCGGAAACATCACCATTCCTGCCAACAGCCTGGTAACGGGTGCGGCGGTAATCCGGGGGGAACGGCTGGATATCCTGATCAGCAGCATCGAATATGCGGGAAATATCATTCCCGTGCAGCTGGCGGCCTATGATGTGGATGGGCAGAAGGGAATCTTTGTTCCCGGCTCCGATACCCGCAGTGCGGCAAAGGATGCGGCGGGGACGGTCAGCGAGAGCATGGGAAACAGCGTGTCGTTTGCACGTTCCGCCGGGCAGCAGGTGGTGATGGACCTGACGCGCGGAGTCATGCAGGGCGGCACACGGTTGATCGCCGGACGGGTTCGCGCGGTCAAGGTGACACTGAAAGCCGGATATAAGGTGCTGCTGGTCACAAAGAAACAATAA
- the traJ gene encoding conjugative transposon protein TraJ → MLLMSISFENLHQILRNLYDTMTRLCQPMMDMGMALAALGALFYIAYRVWQSLSRAEPIDVFSMLRPFVLGICILFFDIMVLGTLNGIFSPIVQGTGTLLRDQTFDLQKYQQEKDRLRADMLAKTMMTGSVFASNEELDTELENMGWSEEEHTALQTMYEVSYSFSLQGITQMIMRKLLEILFQSASLVIDTIRTFFLIVLSILGPIAFALSVFDGLQNTLVQWLARYISVYLWLPVSDLFGAMLAKIQTLILQEEMNLMANPMSIIDVDGSSAIYLIFMIIGLVGYFCVPTVSNWIVQAGGMSAYNRNVNNTASKVTNVAGAAAGASTGNVGAVLLKK, encoded by the coding sequence ATGTTGCTAATGTCTATCTCATTTGAAAACTTGCACCAGATTCTGAGGAATCTGTACGATACGATGACCAGGCTCTGCCAGCCGATGATGGATATGGGGATGGCACTGGCCGCACTGGGAGCCTTGTTCTACATTGCTTACCGGGTGTGGCAGTCCCTTTCCCGTGCCGAGCCGATAGATGTCTTTTCGATGCTCCGGCCTTTCGTACTGGGTATCTGCATCCTCTTCTTCGATATAATGGTGCTGGGAACCCTTAACGGCATCTTCAGTCCCATTGTCCAGGGAACCGGCACGCTGCTGCGGGACCAGACTTTCGACCTGCAGAAATACCAGCAGGAGAAGGACAGACTCCGGGCGGACATGCTGGCAAAAACCATGATGACCGGAAGCGTCTTTGCCTCCAACGAGGAGCTGGACACCGAACTGGAGAACATGGGCTGGAGCGAGGAGGAGCATACGGCTTTGCAGACGATGTATGAGGTTTCCTATTCTTTCTCCCTGCAGGGGATCACCCAGATGATCATGCGCAAACTGCTGGAGATCCTTTTCCAGTCCGCTTCCCTGGTCATCGACACGATCCGTACCTTCTTTTTGATTGTATTGAGTATTCTGGGGCCGATAGCTTTTGCCCTGAGTGTATTCGACGGTCTGCAGAACACGCTCGTCCAGTGGCTGGCACGCTATATCAGTGTCTACCTCTGGCTGCCGGTATCAGACCTCTTCGGGGCGATGCTCGCCAAGATACAGACGCTTATCTTGCAGGAGGAGATGAACCTGATGGCTAACCCGATGAGCATCATCGATGTGGACGGCTCCTCGGCCATCTATCTGATATTTATGATCATAGGGCTGGTAGGATATTTCTGTGTCCCGACGGTTTCAAACTGGATCGTCCAGGCCGGCGGCATGAGTGCCTATAACCGGAATGTGAACAATACGGCATCCAAAGTGACCAATGTGGCGGGTGCCGCGGCAGGTGCTTCAACGGGTAATGTCGGAGCAGTATTATTGAAAAAGTAG
- a CDS encoding DUF4141 domain-containing protein — MKKKVLSLLFVLPALIVPVSVQAQWVVSDPGNLVQGIVNSVNEMVETSQTAQNALSTWKETSKIFEQGREYYDKLRKVNDLISGSEKVKESVLMLGDISEIYVNNFGKMLTDKNFSQRELDAIASGYNTIMKKSSRSIAELKNIVNPTGMSMNDKERIDLVNRVYGEMTHYKKLANYYTRKNLHVSYLRAKQKNEQQQVFDLYGKDERYW; from the coding sequence ATGAAAAAGAAAGTTTTAAGTCTATTGTTTGTCCTGCCGGCTTTAATTGTGCCGGTAAGCGTGCAGGCGCAGTGGGTGGTGTCCGATCCGGGCAACTTGGTCCAAGGTATCGTGAACAGTGTGAATGAGATGGTGGAAACTTCCCAAACGGCACAGAACGCCCTTTCCACATGGAAGGAAACCTCGAAAATATTCGAACAGGGACGGGAGTATTATGACAAGCTGCGCAAGGTAAACGACCTGATTAGCGGCAGCGAGAAAGTCAAGGAGTCCGTCCTGATGCTGGGCGATATCTCCGAGATTTATGTGAACAATTTCGGCAAGATGCTGACCGACAAGAATTTCAGCCAGCGGGAATTGGACGCGATAGCCTCCGGTTATAATACGATCATGAAGAAAAGCAGCCGCAGCATTGCCGAACTGAAGAATATAGTTAATCCCACCGGCATGTCCATGAACGACAAGGAGCGCATCGACCTGGTAAACCGGGTATATGGGGAAATGACGCATTACAAGAAACTTGCGAACTATTATACCCGCAAGAACCTGCATGTGTCCTATCTGCGAGCCAAACAGAAAAATGAACAACAGCAGGTATTTGACTTGTATGGCAAAGACGAACGTTACTGGTAA
- a CDS encoding DUF4133 domain-containing protein: MEYNINKGIGRSVEFNGLQAQYLYFFVGGLLAIFLLFVIFYMIGIDRWVCIGFGILSAFGLIFGVFHLNKKYGPNGLMKLTAVKYHPFYIINRKRISSLFKKRIYEKYIKSRNAGK, encoded by the coding sequence ATGGAATACAATATCAACAAAGGAATAGGACGCAGCGTGGAGTTTAACGGCTTGCAGGCACAATACCTGTATTTCTTCGTAGGAGGCTTGCTTGCCATCTTCCTGTTGTTCGTCATCTTCTATATGATAGGTATTGACCGGTGGGTCTGCATCGGCTTCGGTATCCTCTCCGCTTTCGGGCTGATCTTCGGGGTGTTCCACCTGAACAAGAAGTACGGTCCCAATGGCTTGATGAAGCTTACCGCAGTCAAATACCACCCGTTTTATATCATCAATCGCAAACGTATATCTTCCTTATTTAAAAAGCGCATTTATGAGAAATACATTAAAAGCCGCAACGCTGGAAAGTAA
- a CDS encoding DUF4134 domain-containing protein, with amino-acid sequence MVVSTLGAYAEGDGSAGITKATSMLSSYFDPATKLIYAAGAIVGLIGAIKVYSKFSSGDPDTGKTAGSWFGACVFLIVAATVLRSFFL; translated from the coding sequence ATAGTTGTTTCCACCCTGGGTGCCTATGCCGAAGGGGACGGAAGTGCCGGTATCACAAAGGCCACATCCATGCTTTCCAGCTATTTCGATCCGGCCACGAAATTGATATATGCCGCAGGAGCCATTGTAGGGCTGATAGGCGCGATAAAAGTTTATTCCAAGTTTTCTTCAGGAGACCCCGATACCGGAAAAACAGCCGGGTCCTGGTTTGGAGCCTGTGTTTTCCTCATTGTTGCTGCGACCGTCCTGCGCTCCTTTTTCCTGTAA
- a CDS encoding DUF3408 domain-containing protein, with translation MNKSDKKKIFPGGIDEQAILDIVASKGSMLSILSETPPQPERAEAIPPEPAVTGKQAFTDKECDAFIANFLNVPRSESTTTLHIDADIHRRISSLVWGIGSRKVTVAGVTNRILALFFEQNEKLVHYIIEKHCKSFKTK, from the coding sequence ATGAATAAATCAGACAAAAAGAAAATATTCCCCGGAGGCATAGACGAGCAGGCGATACTGGACATAGTCGCTTCCAAAGGTTCGATGCTGTCCATCCTCTCCGAAACGCCTCCCCAGCCGGAGAGGGCGGAAGCAATCCCGCCGGAACCGGCGGTAACCGGGAAGCAGGCGTTTACTGACAAAGAGTGTGATGCTTTCATTGCAAATTTTCTGAATGTACCCCGGAGTGAGTCCACCACGACGCTTCATATCGATGCCGATATACACCGGCGTATCTCTTCCCTGGTGTGGGGTATCGGCAGCAGGAAGGTCACCGTTGCCGGAGTCACCAACCGGATACTGGCACTTTTCTTCGAACAGAACGAGAAGCTGGTCCATTACATTATCGAAAAACATTGCAAATCATTTAAAACAAAATAA
- a CDS encoding ParA family protein, giving the protein MKKEPLLIAVASQKGGVGKSVFTVLLASILHYRKGYRVGVVDCDSPQHSIALMRERDIKSVMENDTLKVNLYRQHEQIQKRSYPVIKSDPEKAVEDLHRYMEKEDAVFDVVLLDLPGTLRSEGVIYTISAMDYIFVPLKADNIVMQSSLEFAAVLEDELISKHNCNLKGIYFFWNMIDKRERKEVYESWNRVIRKADLKLLDSRIPDTKRYNREISPTQNSIFRSTLFPPDNRQEKGSGLSELVEEICRIAGLNEPDAI; this is encoded by the coding sequence ATGAAAAAAGAACCGTTATTAATTGCTGTCGCCAGCCAGAAAGGAGGCGTAGGCAAATCCGTCTTTACGGTGCTGCTCGCCAGCATCCTTCATTACCGGAAAGGTTATCGGGTGGGTGTCGTGGATTGCGACTCCCCTCAGCACAGCATTGCCCTGATGCGTGAACGCGATATCAAGAGCGTGATGGAGAATGATACTCTGAAAGTAAACCTCTACCGCCAGCACGAGCAGATTCAGAAACGCTCTTATCCGGTCATCAAAAGCGACCCGGAGAAAGCCGTCGAGGATTTGCACCGGTATATGGAAAAAGAGGATGCCGTTTTTGATGTCGTGCTGCTCGACCTTCCCGGAACGCTCCGCAGTGAGGGGGTGATCTACACCATTTCCGCGATGGACTATATCTTCGTCCCGCTTAAGGCGGACAATATCGTCATGCAGAGTTCCCTTGAATTTGCCGCTGTACTGGAAGACGAACTGATATCCAAGCACAATTGCAACCTTAAGGGCATCTATTTCTTCTGGAACATGATTGACAAAAGGGAACGGAAAGAGGTGTACGAGTCATGGAACCGTGTGATCCGGAAAGCGGACCTGAAACTGCTGGACTCACGCATTCCGGACACGAAACGTTACAACAGGGAAATAAGCCCGACGCAGAACAGTATCTTCCGTTCCACGCTGTTTCCACCGGACAACCGGCAGGAAAAAGGATCGGGGTTGTCCGAACTGGTGGAAGAGATATGCCGTATCGCCGGTTTAAACGAACCAGACGCTATCTAA
- a CDS encoding amidoligase family protein, giving the protein MNEQIRNILAQDATKTSKIRQLLLLGMTRRKIADLLTNGNYGFVHNVYKKMLQDGLIENIWNSAIETRQPVRPDYTFTHKFGIEIEAYNCSMSRLADELREAGIRVTVEGYNHTTRDHWKLVTDSSLHGNDTFELVSPILAGEAGLKELEKVCWVLDLCNVKVNDSCGLHVHLDAADFNMNTWRNLALSYKHLENLIDAFMPATRRNNRYCKSLNHVSDERIKSARTIDDLRDVFDRDRYHKVNFEAYSRHKTVEFRQHSGTTNFTKMENWILFLNGLITFAKQDNLSGRNTLESLPFLDEKQKLYFKIRTKKLAR; this is encoded by the coding sequence ATGAATGAGCAAATTAGAAATATTTTAGCGCAGGATGCCACCAAGACGAGCAAGATCCGGCAGCTGCTTCTTTTGGGTATGACACGCCGGAAAATCGCCGACCTGCTGACAAACGGAAATTACGGCTTCGTACACAATGTTTACAAAAAGATGCTGCAGGACGGCTTGATTGAGAATATCTGGAACTCAGCCATTGAAACAAGACAGCCGGTGCGGCCGGACTATACCTTCACTCATAAATTCGGTATTGAAATAGAAGCCTATAACTGCAGCATGAGCAGGCTGGCTGATGAGTTGAGGGAAGCCGGTATCCGTGTTACCGTCGAAGGTTATAACCATACGACACGGGATCATTGGAAACTGGTTACCGACAGCAGCCTGCATGGGAACGATACTTTTGAGCTGGTCAGCCCGATACTGGCCGGTGAAGCCGGGTTGAAAGAACTGGAAAAGGTGTGCTGGGTGCTTGACCTCTGTAATGTGAAGGTAAACGACAGTTGCGGGCTACACGTCCACTTGGATGCGGCGGACTTCAATATGAATACCTGGAGAAACCTGGCTCTGAGTTACAAGCACCTTGAGAATCTGATTGACGCTTTCATGCCGGCCACGCGCAGGAACAACAGATACTGCAAAAGCCTGAACCATGTTTCCGATGAGAGGATAAAATCAGCCCGGACAATAGATGACCTGCGGGATGTCTTTGACCGCGACAGGTACCACAAGGTAAACTTCGAGGCTTACTCCCGGCATAAGACGGTTGAGTTCCGCCAGCATTCCGGCACGACAAACTTCACAAAGATGGAGAATTGGATCTTATTTCTGAACGGTTTGATTACCTTTGCGAAACAGGACAACCTTTCCGGCAGGAACACCCTGGAGAGCCTGCCTTTTCTGGACGAGAAACAAAAATTGTATTTCAAAATTAGGACTAAAAAATTGGCGAGATGA
- a CDS encoding dicarboxylate/amino acid:cation symporter, which yields MRKLLSNTIVLLLLAVVAGILAGFFIPEAGMKGVLVLKQISGQIIFFLVPLIIIGFVAPSIASLKGSVSRLIVFAFSLAYLSSVGAAFFAMLVGYQVIPLLDIRSVTGSLRELPEVLFSLEIPPMLSVMSALLFSVLIGLGCIWIKSKEIAELLLQFREIVLQLVKRILIPLLPLYVAANFCSLSYEGDISRLGIFLPVILIAIACHYLWLLLLYGLAAVYSGKNSWQVVKFYLPAYFTALGTMSSAATLGVALECANKSPVLDKKVSDFSIPLFANIHLCGSVLTEVFFVCVVSQLLYGQLPALSTLVLFIFLLGIFAVGAPGVPGGTVLASLGIVVSVLGFDDAGTAMLIAIFALQDSFGTACNITGDGALTLIIGTFSKRYCKI from the coding sequence ATGCGTAAGCTTCTTTCCAATACGATTGTTCTACTATTGCTGGCTGTTGTTGCCGGCATACTGGCAGGCTTCTTCATCCCCGAGGCGGGGATGAAGGGCGTGTTGGTCCTTAAGCAAATCAGTGGACAGATAATTTTTTTCCTCGTTCCTCTGATCATCATCGGTTTCGTGGCTCCTTCCATCGCATCGCTGAAAGGGAGTGTTTCACGGCTGATAGTCTTTGCCTTCTCGTTAGCATACCTTTCGTCCGTAGGCGCAGCGTTCTTTGCCATGCTGGTAGGATATCAGGTGATACCTTTGCTGGACATACGGTCTGTCACCGGGTCCCTAAGGGAACTGCCGGAAGTCTTGTTCAGCCTGGAGATTCCCCCCATGTTGAGTGTGATGTCCGCTCTGCTATTCTCGGTCTTGATCGGGTTGGGATGCATTTGGATAAAATCGAAAGAGATTGCGGAACTGCTCTTGCAATTCCGGGAGATCGTGCTGCAACTGGTAAAACGTATTCTGATACCCCTGCTTCCATTGTATGTAGCTGCTAATTTCTGTTCGTTATCTTATGAGGGGGATATATCCCGTTTGGGGATATTTTTGCCGGTAATACTGATTGCCATAGCCTGCCATTATCTATGGTTGTTGTTGCTCTATGGATTGGCTGCCGTTTATTCCGGTAAGAACAGTTGGCAGGTAGTCAAATTTTACTTGCCTGCCTATTTCACGGCATTAGGAACCATGTCTTCTGCGGCTACACTGGGAGTAGCTCTGGAATGTGCAAACAAGAGCCCTGTCCTGGACAAGAAAGTCTCGGACTTTTCCATTCCTCTGTTCGCGAATATACATCTTTGCGGCTCCGTTCTGACGGAAGTGTTCTTTGTATGTGTCGTATCCCAGTTGCTTTACGGACAGCTTCCCGCACTTTCCACCCTTGTTTTGTTTATCTTTCTGTTGGGAATATTTGCGGTAGGTGCGCCCGGAGTTCCCGGCGGAACAGTGTTGGCCTCATTGGGCATCGTAGTTTCCGTGTTGGGATTTGACGACGCAGGCACAGCCATGCTTATCGCTATTTTTGCTTTACAGGATAGCTTTGGAACAGCTTGCAATATTACCGGTGACGGTGCTCTGACTTTAATAATCGGTACCTTTTCAAAGCGATATTGCAAAATATGA